The following are from one region of the Apostichopus japonicus isolate 1M-3 chromosome 17, ASM3797524v1, whole genome shotgun sequence genome:
- the LOC139984570 gene encoding uncharacterized protein gives MRDWNAKVGEEAVAGISGRHGLGERDEAGERMLDCWQANRLVISNTWFQQPKRRLYTWTSPDGQYHNQIDYILVRKRWQSAVKSANTLPGADCGPDHELLVAIIHIKLRKVKKQDRVNKYSLNEIPERYSIEVKNSFAALDLTERKPDELWQEVEDIMKKAAEKNIPRAKKQKKISGKEGQRNHLIRVCAKIEADNQRGRTRDVFKKIRDITGEFKLRVGSLKSNAGGDLCEESLVKERWHVYTEDLYRSDHHITKQFTEGIYEDEAPIIDEEVRKAVKSLANGKSPGSDELPIERFKEVGEEGVIVLTVICKRIWCTGVWPKRWKESVYIPIPKKGDPRICSNNRTIALISHVSKVMLKVIKHRLEGYMEREMAIEQAGFRKGRGTWDQIANLRWILERSREFQRPVYMCFLDYSKAIYCVDHPTLWTMLTEMGIRKHLVRVNKSLYNEQEAKVRTEYGDTDSFNIGKGVRQGCIPTPYLLNLYSEYIMRQANLVNVELGVNIGG, from the exons ATGAGAGATTGGAATGCCAAGGTTGGAGAAGAAGCAGTTGCTGGCATCAGTGGGAGACATGGCCTGGGTGAGAGGGACGAGGCAGGTGAACGTATGTTAGATTGCTGGCAGGCAAACCGGCTGGTTATTTCAAACACCTGGTTTCAACAACCAAAACGCAGATTATACACATGGACCTCCCCAGATGGACAATACCATAACCAAATTGACTATATTCTTGTTCGTAAACGGTGGCAAAGCGCAGTTAAATCAGCAAATACACTGCCAGGTGCTGACTGTGGCCCAGACCATGAACTGTTAGTTGCCAttattcatatcaaattgagGAAGGTCAAGAAGCAAGATAGAGTCAACAAATACAGCCTGAACGAGATCCCAGAAAGATACAGCATAGAGGTCAAGAACTCCTTCGCAGCACTAGACTTAACTGAGAGGAAACCGGATGAGTTGTGGCAGGAGGTAGAAGACATCATGAAAAAGGCGGCAGAAAAGAACATCCCAAGGGCTAAAAAGCAGAAGAAAA TATCAGGCAAGGAAGGACAAAGAAATCATCTGATTAGAGTTTGCGCTAAAATTGAAGCAGACAATCAAAGGGGGAGAACAAGAGACGTTTTCAAAAAGATCCGAGACATCACAGGAGAGTTCAAACTGAGGGTTGGAAGTCTGAAGAGCAATGCAGGAGGTGACCTCTGTGAAGAGTCACTTGTAAAGGAGAGATGGCATGTTTATACAGAGGACTTGTACAGAAGTGATCACCATATCACCAAACAATTTACGGAAGGGATCTACGAAGATGAAGCACCGATAATTGACGAAGAAGTCAGAAAAGCTGTAAAGTCACTAGCAAATGGAAAGTCTCCAGGATCGGACGAGTTACCCATTGAACGCTTTAAGGAAGTGGGTGAAGAGGGTGTAATAGTACTAACGGTAATTTGTAAGCGAATCTGGTGCACAGGTGTTTGGCCAAAAAGATGGAAGGAATCCGTATACATCCCGATTCCGAAGAAAGGTGATCCCAGAATTTGCTCAAACAACCGAACGATAGCACTGATCTCACATGTAAGTAAAGTCATGCTGAAGGTAATTAAACACAGACTAGAGGGatatatggaacgcgaaatgGCAATCGAACAAGCAGGCTTCCGGAAAGGCAGAGGCACTTGGGACCAAATTGCCAACCTTCGATGGATTTTGGAAAGGTCAAGAGAGTTCCAGCGTCCCGTTTATATGTGCTTCCTTGACTACAGTAAAGCTATTTATTGTGTTGACCATCCAACACTGTGGACCATGTTGACGGAAATGGGAATTCGCAAGCACCTAGTACGTGTGAATAAATCATTATATAATGAACAGGAGGCGAAAGTTCGAACCGAATATGGGGATACAGATAGTTTCAACATCGGCAAGGGGGTTCGACAGGGGTGTATCCCTACACCTTACCTTTTAAACCTGTATAGCGAGTACATAATGAGACAAGCCAATCTAGTCAATGTAGAGCTAGGGGTGAATATAGGTGGCTGA
- the LOC139984060 gene encoding uncharacterized protein isoform X2 — translation MASTFPLKDLAENFFLCSVCLKQFKEPKMLPCLHRYCRDCLNTVIQASQDGTVKCPLCQQDNIIPENGVDDFKTDFQMKIMLEFVNLQKLFENENVKQYVSCSENTKVFAYCFKCRDFLCDPCYMVHVNNKMFTEHQTHILKLDNIEVRNLTLEKITTLTEDPRCHIHETKEAKLCCCTCRHVPVCIVCIYSKHKGHNLQDVSVLATSERELLTPKLEELNKHKNKLTDLRSKIQTTTQKLNENAEKKTKKVMDKHKEKIQKIKKKLDECTKERKKGLEDIERRKRDKDGQITINLEKELSQVREKYDKIRKNVKRQYDDEYEAFNQKCDKTEGALLSNLGSLKDSITTKDLPVKQKQDELKEMSDYCDKIIQRCENLTATTSSILASKDDWTDAQYIPDIRAACEPLMVEMKKEFPEFNSLPDCFISGRMKASKESVTIAQHEESVFDIVGIEAKDWSINNIASSGDGNFVITGMASKLYSHITVVNRKGEKKRQDKISNMGKSFAWRYCCSLSKFKVITVCKSDIGIYDVRDGAYSKKNIGDVFTRWSSDQYVSCVTTDPVKNYIIVGTDSRDVFVFTDKMKYSYMFTLPDVIDAPHDISVHRGSLLVCGNLCDRAYAVTMEESECKLMYEFTKPDLDRWSPYSVCTDKHEFIYMLWVGDVDRPERGLLMQYSQDGRQILTTRIVDENIRCVTSLEEEDGAEKLVIATGSSGKLYTYGLIVTNT, via the coding sequence ATGGCTTCGACATTTCCTCTCAAAGACCTGGCAGAGAACTTCTTTCTGTGTTCTGTTTGTTTGAAGCAATTTAAAGAACCAAAGATgttaccatgtcttcatcgatatTGCAGGGATTGCTTAAATACAGTTATTCAAGCCAGCCAAGATGGGACGGTTAAATGTCCATTATGTCAACAGGATAATATTATACCAGAAAATGGAGTAGATGATTTCAAGACCGATTTTCAAATGAAGATTATGCTCGAGTTTGTAAACTtgcaaaaattgtttgaaaatgaaaacgtCAAACAATATGTGAGTTGTTCAGAAAATACAAAAGTGTTTGCATACTGCTTTAAGTGTAGAGACTTCTTATGTGACCCATGTTACATGGTTCACGTGAACAATAAAATGTTCACAGAACACCAAACTCATATTCTGAAATTGGATAATATAGAGGTCAGGAACCTTACACTGGAGAAAATAACGACACTTACGGAAGATCCCAGGTGCCACATACACGAGACAAAAGAGGCAAAGTTATGTTGCTGTACGTGCCGACATGTACCGGTATGCATAGTCTGCATATATAGTAAACACAAAGGTCATAACCTACAAGACGTATCCGTACTAGCAACTTCTGAAAGAGAACTTTTGACACCAAAACTTGAGGAActtaacaaacacaaaaacaaacttacCGACTTAAGAAGCAAAATTCAAACTACCACGCAGAAGCTGAACGAAAATGCcgagaaaaagacaaaaaaggtGATGGATAAGCACAAAGAAAAGATACAGAAGATTAAAAAGAAACTCGACGAATGTACTAAAGAACGAAAAAAAGGCTTAGAAGacatagaaagaagaaaaagagataaAGACGGTCAGATTACTATTAATTTGGAAAAGGAATTAAGCCAAGTAAGagagaaatatgataaaattaGGAAAAATGTGAAAAGACAGTACGACGACGAATACGAAGCGTTCAATCAGAAATGTGATAAAACTGAGGGCGCACTCCTTAGCAATCTTGGTAGCTTAAAGGATTCAATAACTACCAAAGACTTGCCTGTAAAGCAAAAACAAGATGAATTGAAAGAAATGTCAGATTATTGTGACAAGATTATTCAAAGATGCGAGAACCTTACAGCAACGACCTCATCTATTCTTGCTTCTAAAGATGATTGGACAGACGCTCAGTATATCCCTGATATTAGAGCAGCCTGTGAACCTCTGATGGTAGAGATGAAAAAGGAATTTCCAGAGTTTAACTCCTTACCGGATTGCTTTATCAGTGGTAGAATGAAGGCTAGTAAAGAGAGCGTCACGATTGCTCAGCACGAAGAGTCAGTTTTTGATATCGTAGGAATCGAAGCTAAGGATTGGTCGATCAATAATATTGCCAGCAGCGGAGATGGTAATTTCGTCATAACTGGTATGGCATCTAAATTGTACTCACACATCACTGTCGTCAACAGGAAAGGAGAGAAAAAGCGACAGGATAAGATCAGTAATATGGGCAAATCCTTTGCATGGCGTTATTGCTGTTCTTTATCAAAGTTCAAAGTTATAACAGTTTGTAAGTCTGACATCGGAATTTACGATGTACGTGATGGTGCATATAGCAAGAAGAACATTGGTGACGTCTTTACAAGGTGGTCATCTGATCAGTATGTGAGTTGTGTAACTACTGACCCTGTGAAAAATTACATTATTGTTGGTACTGACAGTAGAGATGTTTTTGTATTTACTGATAAAATGAAGTACAGTTACATGTTTACCCTACCAGATGTAATTGATGCACCGCATGATATCTCTGTACATAGAGGTAGTCTCCTGGTCTGTGGCAACTTGTGTGATAGAGCATATGCAGTCACCATGGAGGAATCGGAGTGTAAGCTGATGTATGAATTCACCAAACCAGATCTCGATCGATGGAGTCCTTACAGTGTCTGCACAGACAAGCACGAGTTCATCTACATGTTATGGGTTGGAGACGTCGATCGTCCTGAGAGAGGTCTCCTAATGCAGTACAGTCAGGATGGCCGACAGATACTCACGACAAGAATAGTAGATGAGAACATTCGATGTGTGACATCATTAGAAGAAGAAGATGGGGCGGAAAAACTAGTAATTGCAACAGGTTCTTCGGGGAAACTGTACACGTACGGTCTAATAGTGACTAATACGTAG